The following coding sequences lie in one Syngnathus scovelli strain Florida chromosome 1, RoL_Ssco_1.2, whole genome shotgun sequence genomic window:
- the dock11 gene encoding LOW QUALITY PROTEIN: dedicator of cytokinesis protein 11 (The sequence of the model RefSeq protein was modified relative to this genomic sequence to represent the inferred CDS: inserted 1 base in 1 codon) has protein sequence MSEVRKFTKRLSKPGTAAEVRQSVSEAVRSSVDPVEQPKFIEPLDYEAVVFQRKAQIHSDPQRDLLLCPVDDVSESQISRQRRTVVPSVPQNAEREAGSLFAKKCITMYKTDWHVINYKYEAYSGDFRMLPSKGLKADKLAAHVFEVDEDAKDEDTSSLCSLRGGIMKQGWLQKANINSSLSVSMRVFKRRYFDLSQLPDGSYILNSYKDEKHCKETKGSIYLDSCIDVVQSPKMRRNGFELKMQERYSHFLAADSEAEMEEWVATLKQALQNSSEACQERRNGGESLDGSLDDDTSSQGKSESQPEGLGRNLQPELTKYARETDQLNKMNRNEGRQKLFSLDPETQRLDFSGIEPDVKPFEERFGRRIVVGCHDLTFSLQGCVSEKGDGVLTNVEPFFISLALFDISKNCKISADFHVDLNPPCVKEMLSDTAGQLSPCSDSEGGSGGGARPFMNCDSGRGDCLPVLQRVSEALLRFPTQAIFSVTHPHADIFLVARVEKVLQNGITNCAEPYIKTSDINKTAQKVLKAAKQTCQRLGQYRMPFVWAAKQVFKDAQGSLDMDGKFSPLYRQDSGKISTNDIIKLLADTRKPDKSKLQTIPGQLNVTIECVPPDFSNTVTSAYIPVKPFEDSCERVSVEVEEFLPEEAKYNYPFTTYKNQLYVYPLQLKYDNQKSFTKARNIAVCVQFRDSDEEGATPLKCIYGKPGDALFTSSAYAAVLHHNQSPEFYDEVKMELPVHLHEKHHILFTFYHISCESSSKKREAVESLVGHSWLPLLKDGRMQSTELQLPVAATLPAGYLGQDTRKSHPDIKWVENSKPLFKMRSRVVSTIYAQDLHLHKFFLHCQLMKSTSEDNRAELIKYLKCLHAMETHVMVHFLPTVLMQLFEVLSAAAKEGQEIAVNSLRVIIHIVSKCHEEGLENYLRSFVKYVLAPGSAPYCHEVLATAVTAVLKQTADFNTSNKLLKYSWFFFETMAKSMAQYLQEDQRMKMPRAQRFPDTFHQALQSLVLSIMPHITIRHTEIPEEARCVNLSLANLIKRCLTFMNRGFAFGLINHYMCHFSFKDPKVLTEMKFDFLTAVCNHEHFIPLNLPMAFGRTKLQRVQDQSLEFSLTEEYCRNHFLVGLLLRDVAAALQLGPEVRQLSVGTLKNLLIKHAMDDRYTAFKNQQARICLLYLPLFELLFQNLTQLSAQPHIPNISGSRDDLVSSSSTDSRRTSTALEKDHSLPVLNGHVVRREDSRGSLFIDPGTPDSIDLQRRGSTMSSSPGPPKSRLGIYEIKGLLLTFLHVAKTLSEDTLMAYWNKLNPQDVMNFLSLLEICLVQFRYIGKRNISRNQEACASKLFSPDRKSQTMPAIRCNRASVIQNKINQFGTMEASLTLNIGTGASEAEIHHQALLEGNISTEVCLSVLDVLSFFIQCFKTQLTDSDGHNALMRKVFDVYLTFLKVGQSEAALKHVFAALRAFMNKFPSVLFKGRVTLCELLCCEVLKCCVSKMASLRAEASGLLYLLMRNNYEYTKRKTFLRTHLQIIIAVSQLISDVALSGSSRFQESLSIINNFANSDKAMKSTGFPSEVKGLTKRIRTVLMATAQMREHEKDPEMLLDLQYSLARSYASTPELRRTWLDSMARAHLKNNDLSEAAMCHIHVAALIAEYLHRKSETKRPLKIFSKRHCGVTRTFFFSNGKSXFPSGLAAFKKVTFNIEEEAAMKEDTGMQDVYYTEEVLVEHLEVCVEALWKAERYELITHVAKLAIPVYEKRHDYEKLSRLYNTLHRAYNKVMEVIQSGRRLLGTYFRVAFYGQGFFEEEDGKEYVYKEPKLTGLSEISQRLLTLYGEKFGPENVKIIQDSNKVNPKDLDPKFAYVQVTFVKPYFEEKEAPEKKTDFEKCHNINRFVFETPYTLSGKKHGGVEEQCKRKTVLTTVNTFPYVKKRVEVIGEKQVDLRPVDVAIDEMRSRTAELRKLCSGTEVDMIQLQLKLQGCVSVQVNAGPMAYARAFLDDSKSNQSGKKVKELKDIFRRFVEACSMALDINERLIKEDQFEYHEGLKGNFKDMVKELSDIIHEQIYQEGMMRSLLQNSLNVFRAISGTSADLG, from the exons GAGCAACCCAAGTTCATCGAGCCTTTGGACTACGAGGCCGTGGTATTCCAGAGAAAGGCTCAGATCCACAGCGACCCCCAACGAGACCTGCTGCTGTGCCCCGTCGACGATGTTTCG GAGTCCCAAATATCCCGACAGAGGCGAACCGTGGTTCCCTCCGTGCCCCAGAATGCAGAGCGGGAAGCCGGGAGTCTGTTTGCCAAAAAG TGCATCACCATGTACAAGACCGACTGGCATGTCATCAACTACAAATACGAGGCTTATTCTGGTGACTTCCGCATGTTACCGAG CAAAGGCCTGAAGGCAGACAAGCTAGCGGCTCACGTGTTTGAGGTCGATGAAGATGCCAAAGACGAG GACACGTCGTCACTGTGCTCCCTGAGGGGCGGCATCATGAAGCAGGGCTGGCTCCAGAAAGCCAACATCAACAGCAGCCTGTCTGTCTCCATGCGG GTGTTCAAGAGAAGATACTTCGACCTGTCCCAGCTCCCAGACGGCTCCTACATCCTCAACTCGTATAAGGATGAGAAGCACTGCAAGGAAACCAAAGGCTCCATCTACCTGGACTCGTGCATTGATGTCGTTCAG AGCCCTAAAATGCGGCGGAACGGCTTTGAGCTGAAGATGCAGGAGCGCTACAGCCACTTTCTGGCGGCCGACAGCGAAGCAGAGATGGAGGAGTGGGTGGCTACCCTCAAACAGGCCCTGCAGAACAGCAGCGAGGCCTGCCAGGAGAGGAGGAACGGAGGGGAGTCCCTAGACGGCTCCTTGG ATGATGACACAAGCAGCCAAGGCAAAAGTGAGAGCCAGCCAGAAGGTCTGGGGAGGAACTTACAACCTGAACTCACAAAG taCGCAAGAGAGACGGACCAGCTCAATAAGATGAACCGGAACGAAGGCAGGCAAAAACTTTTTTCCCTGGACCCTGAGACACAG AGGCTGGACTTCTCCGGCATCGAGCCGGACGTCAAGCCGTTTGAGGAGCGCTTCGGTCGTCGCATTGTGGTCGGCTGCCACGATCTCACCTTCAGTCTCCAGGGCTGCGTTAGCGAAAAGGGCGACGGCGTCCTCACCAAT GTGGAGCCCTTCTTCATAAGCCTGGCTCTTTTTGACATCTCCAAGAACTGTAAGATCTCTGCCGACTTCCACGTGGACCTCAACCCGCCTTGTGTGAAGGAGATGTTGAGCGACACCGCCGGACAGCTCTCGCCTTGCTCGGATTCAGAAGGAGGCAGCGGAGGAGGAGCCAGGCCTTTCATGAACTGCGACTCGGGAAGGGGCGACTGCCTGCCTGTTCTTCAGAGAGTGTCGGAGGCACTGTTGCGTTTCCCTACACAG gCAATTTTTTCAGTAACCCACCCCCATGCTGATATCTTTCTGGTGGCCCGTGTGGAGAAGGTGCTACAAAATGGCATCACCAATTGTGCCGAGCCGTACATAAAGACTTCTGACATCAACAAG ACCGCTCAGAAGGTCCTGAAGGCGGCTAAACAGACGTGCCAACGCCTGGGCCAGTACAGGATGCCCTTTGTTTGGGCCGCAAA GCAGGTGTTCAAGGACGCTCAGGGCAGTCTCGACATGGATGGCAAGTTTTCGCCACTTTACCGCCAGGACAGTGGAAAAATCTCCACGAATGACATCATCAAGCTCTTGGCTGACACCAGAAA ACCCGACAAGAGCAAGCTTCAGACCATCCCCGGACAGCTGAACGTCACCATTGAGTGCGTCCCACCGGATTTTTCAA ACACGGTGACGTCCGCTTACATCCCCGTGAAGCCCTTCGAAGACAGCTGCGAGCGTGTCTCGGTGGAAGTGGAGGAGTTCCTACCTGAGGAGGCCAAGTACAACTACCCCTTCACCACCTACAAGAACCAACTCTACGTCTACCCTCTGCAACTCAAATACGACAACCAGAAAAGCTTCACCAAG GCGAGAAACATCGCCGTCTGCGTGCAGTTCCGGGATTCAGATGAAGAGGGCGCAACCCCCTTGAAG TGCATCTACGGAAAACCAGGGGACGCTCTCTTCACCAGCAGCGCTTATGCTGCTGTCCTGCACCACAACCAAagtccagaattctacgatgAG GTCAAGATGGAGTTACCTGTCCATTTGCACGAGAAGCACCACATCCTCTTCACCTTTTACCATATCAGCTGTGAATCCAGCAGTAAGAAAAGAGAGGCTGTGGAGTCGCTGG TTGGCCACTCCTGGTTGCCTCTTCTGAAAGACGGCAGGATGCAGTCCACAGAACTCCAGCTACCTGTCGCCGCGACCCTGCCTGCCGGTTATCTGGGTCAGGACACCAGAAAG TCCCATCCAGATATCAAGTGGGTGGAAAATTCAAAACCACTATTCAAAATGAGAAGCCGAGTTGTCTCGACGATATACGCTCAG GACCTTCATCTCCACAAATTCTTTCTGCACTGCCAACTCATGAAGAGCACCTCAGAGGACAACCGGGCGGAGCTTATCAAATACCTAAAG TGCCTACACGCCATGGAGACGCACGTTATGGTCCACTTCCTGCCGACTGTGCTCATGCAGCTCTTTGAAGTGCTCTCAGCAGCCGCCAAGGAAGGCCAAGAAATTGCTGTCAACTCTCTCCG CGTCATCATACATATCGTATCCAAGTGTCACGAGGAAGGCCTGGAAAACTACCTGCGTTCTTTTGTGAAG tacGTGCTCGCCCCCGGGAGTGCGCCATATTGCCACGAGGTGCTGGCCACGGCGGTCACAGCCGTTCTCAAGCAGACGGCAGATTTTAACACCAGCAACAAACTGCTCAAG TATTCTTGGTTCTTCTTTGAAACAATGGCTAAGTCAATGGCCCAGTACCTGCAAGAGGACCAGCGAATGAAG ATGCCCCGAGCCCAGCGCTTCCCGGACACCTTCCACCAGGCGCTGCAATCCCTGGTGCTGTCCATCATGCCTCACATCACGATCCGCCAcacggagatccccgaggaagcccgtTGCGTCAACCTGAGCTTGGCCAATTTGATCAAG AGGTGTCTGACCTTCATGAACCGGGGATTTGCTTTTGGTTTGATCAACCACTACATGTGCCACTTCAGCTTCAAGGATCCCAAG GTGCTGACGGAAATGAAGTTTGACTTTCTAACGGCCGTGTGCAACCACGAGCACTTCATCCCACTCAACCTGCCCATGGCCTTTGGGCGCACCAAGCTGCAGAGGGTGCAAG ATCAAAGTCTGGAGTTCAGCCTGACCGAGGAGTACTGCCGAAACCACTTCCTGGTGGGCCTGCTCCTCCGAGACGTGGCTGCGGCCCTGCAGCTGGGACCCGAGGTCCGGCAACTGTCCGTCGGCACGCTCAAGAACCTGCTCATCAAACACGCCATGGACGATCGCTACACGGCCTTCAAG AACCAGCAAGCCAGGATCTGCTTGCTCTACCTGCCGCTGTTTGAGTTGCTTTTCCAAAACTTGACGCAACTATCTGCCCAGCCGCACATTCCTAACATCAGC GGCTCGAGAGACGACCTCGTGTCAAGCTCTTCAACGGACAGCAGGAGGACCAGCACTGCTTTGGAGAAAGACCACA GCCTGCCCGTCCTTAACGGCCACGTCGTGAGAAGGGAAGACTCCCGAGGATCTCTGTTTATAGATCCTGGGACGCCAGATAGCATTGAC CTGCAGAGACGAGGCTCTACCATGAGCAGCAGTCCCGGGCCACCCAAGAGCAGACTTGGCATTTACGAAATCAAGGGCCTCCTGCTCACCTTTTTACACGTAGCCAAAACCTTGTCAGAAG ACACTCTCATGGCCTATTGGAACAAACTTAACCCTCAAGACGTTATGAATTTTCTCAGTTTGCTTGA GATCTGTCTGGTTCAGTTTCGCTACATCGGCAAAAGGAACATCAGCAG GAATCAGGAGGCGTGCGCGTCCAAGTTGTTCTCTCCTGACAGAAAGTCGCAAACCATGCCGGCCATACGCTGCAACCGAGCCAGCGTcatccaaaacaaaataaaccagtttggcACCATGGAGGCCTCGCTCACGCTCAACATAG GGACGGGGGCCTCCGAAGCGGAAATCCATCACCAGGCTCTGCTTGAGGGCAATATTTCCACCGAGGTCTGCTTGAGTGTCCTGGATGTCCTTTCGTTTTTCATCCAGTGCTTCAAg ACCCAGCTGACAGACAGCGACGGCCACAACGCTCTGATGAGGAAGGTGTTTGACGTTTACCTGACCTTCCTCAAAGTGGGCCAATCAGAAGCCGCCCTCAAGCACGTGTTTGCTGCGCTGCGAGCCTTCATGAACAAG TTCCCCTCGGTGCTGTTCAAAGGTCGCGTGACCCTTTGCGAGCTTCTGTGCTGCGAGGTGCTCAAATGCTGCGTTTCCAAGATGGCCTCGCTGAGGGCCGAAGCCTCGGGGTTGCTTTATCTGCTTATGAGGAACAACTACGAGTACACCAAGAGGAAGACCTTCCTGCGCACGCATCTGCAG ATCATTATCGCGGTGAGCCAGCTGATCTCCGACGTGGCGCTCAGCGGCAGCTCGCGTTTCCAGGAGTCGCTCTCCATCATCAACAATTTCGCTAACAGCGACAAGGCCATGAAG TCCACAGGGTTCCCCTCCGAAGTCAAAGGTCTAACCAAGCGCATCCGTACGGTGCTGATGGCCACGGCCCAGATGAGGGAGCACGAGAAAGACCCGGAAATGTTGCTGGATCTGCAGTACAGCCTGGCCCGCTCCTACGCCAGCACCCCCGAGTTGAGGCGGACCTGGCTGGACAGCATGGCCCGCGCGCACCTGAAGAATAACGATCTCTCCGAG GCGGCCATGTGTCACATTCACGTGGCGGCGCTGATTGCCGAGTACCTGCACAGAAAAAGTGAGACGAAACGCCCACTGAAAATCTTTTCAAAACGTCATTGTGGCGTAacgagaactttttttttttccaacggaAAGA TGTTCCCCAGCGGCCTCGCCGCATTTAAGAAGGTGACGTTTAATATTGAGGAGGAAGCCGCCATGAAGGAAGACACGGGGATGCAAGACGTCTATTACACAGAG GAAGTCCTGGTGGAGCATCTGGAGGTTTGCGTGGAGGCTCTGTGGAAGGCCGAGCGCTACGAGCTGATCACGCACGTCGCCAAACTGGCCATCCCCGTCTACGAGAAGCGCCACGATTACGAG AAACTGAGCCGACTGTACAACACACTGCACAGAGCCTACAATAAGGTCATGGAGGTCATCCAATCAGGTCGCAGGCTGCTCGGGACCTACTTCAGAGTTGCCTTCTATGGACAG ggcTTTTTCGAGGAGGAGGACGGCAAGGAGTACGTCTACAAAGAGCCCAAACTCACCGGGCTTTCCGAAATCTCCCAGCGACTTCTGACACTCTACGGGGAAAAATTCGGGCCGGAAAATGTCAAGATCATTCAAGACTCCAACAAG GTGAACCCCAAAGATCTGGACCCCAAGTTCGCCTACGTGCAGGTGACTTTTGTCAAGCCCTACTTTGAGGAGAAGGAGGCGCCGGAGAAGAAGACGGATTTTGAGAAGTGCCACAACATCAATCGCTTCGTGTTTGAGACGCCGTACACGCTGTCGGGCAAGAAGCACGGCGGCGTGGAGGAGCAGTGCAAGAGGAAAACCGTTCTCACAA CCGTCAACACCTTCCCGTACGTAAAGAAGCGCGTGGAGGTGATCGGCGAGAAGCAGGTGGACCTGCGGCCGGTGGACGTGGCCATCGACGAGATGAGGTCGCGCACGGCCGAGCTGCGCAAGCTGTGTTCCGGTACCGAAGTGGACATGATCCAACTACAGCTCAAATTGCAGGGCTGCGTCTCCGTGCAG GTGAACGCCGGCCCAATGGCCTACGCCCGAGCCTTTCTGGATGACAGCAAGTCCAACCAGTCTGGCAAGAAAGTGAAAGAGCTCAAAGACATTTTCAG GCGTTTTGTGGAAGCCTGCAGCATGGCTTTGGATATCAATGAGCGTCTCATCAAAGAAGATCAGTTTGAGTACCACGAGGGTCTCAAGGGCAATTTCAAAGACATGGTGAAGGAGCTCTCTGACATCATCCACGAGCAG ATCTACCAGGAGGGCATGATGCGCTCGCTTCTGCAGAACTCCCTCAACGTGTTCCGCGCCATCAGCGGCACCTCGGCTGACCTCGGTTGA